Proteins from one Niallia circulans genomic window:
- a CDS encoding YitT family protein: protein MGSFSGLGKIKTISVEKTLSYIWLHIGVLLMAVNIHYFMAPNEFASGGLGGLSIVLQSFFPTIPLGGLMGLLNIVFFLLGFAFLGFQFGLKTIYASFLLTFFVWMLGKIAPVDVPLSHDLFIQLVVGTLIAGLGLVLVLKQNASTGGMDLIAMIINKYFAIEIGKAVLMADCLISLAAIFAFGIEKGLYACFGVFLRGVVVDYFRDQLQMTKEVVIISEKCEHIKHYIIEHLHKSATLHSAIGAFSNDEKEVITIVLKRQDYIKLKKFIYKIDKNAFITVHNMNEVVGSNFNNVV from the coding sequence ATGGGATCTTTCAGTGGACTGGGAAAAATAAAAACAATCAGCGTTGAAAAGACGTTAAGCTATATTTGGCTTCATATCGGAGTATTGCTGATGGCCGTTAATATTCATTACTTTATGGCGCCAAACGAATTTGCTTCTGGAGGACTTGGTGGACTCAGCATTGTTCTGCAATCCTTTTTTCCAACAATCCCTTTAGGTGGGCTTATGGGTTTGCTTAATATCGTATTTTTCCTCTTAGGATTTGCCTTTTTAGGATTTCAGTTTGGTCTTAAAACAATTTATGCCAGCTTTTTACTGACGTTTTTTGTGTGGATGCTCGGGAAGATTGCTCCTGTTGATGTTCCTTTAAGTCATGACCTCTTTATCCAGCTAGTAGTTGGTACGTTAATTGCAGGATTAGGACTCGTGCTTGTTTTGAAGCAAAATGCTTCAACTGGTGGTATGGATTTGATTGCAATGATTATTAATAAGTATTTTGCGATCGAAATAGGAAAGGCAGTATTGATGGCAGATTGTCTCATATCTCTTGCTGCCATATTTGCTTTCGGTATAGAAAAGGGCCTGTATGCATGCTTTGGTGTTTTTCTTAGAGGAGTCGTCGTGGATTACTTCCGCGATCAACTGCAAATGACAAAAGAGGTTGTCATAATAAGTGAGAAATGCGAACACATTAAGCATTATATTATTGAACACCTCCATAAAAGTGCAACACTGCATTCTGCGATAGGTGCATTTTCTAATGATGAAAAAGAAGTTATAACGATTGTCTTAAAAAGACAAGATTATATAAAATTAAAAAAGTTTATCTATAAAATTGATAAAAATGCATTCATCACCGTACATAATATGAATGAAGTGGTGGGTAGTAATTTTAATAATGTAGTTTAA
- a CDS encoding asparaginase — protein MKKILLLATGGTIASIEGNEGLVPGMTAEELLVHFEGDSQSVDVTCEILMNRDSTNMQPEHWKVIAEAISNNYDLYDGFVITHGTDTMGYTSAALSYMLQGLEKPVVITGSQVPISFKQTDAKKNVADSIHFATEDIGGVFVVFDGRVIIGTRAVKMRTKSYDAFESINHPYVASMQNKKIQYYWKPKKSSEAFKKDTSLCSDVFLLKLHPGTKPEIFDYLKNNYKGIVIESFGNGGLPFEDRNLLPKLAEMVEAGVAVVISTQCLEEGQDLYLYEVGRKVAQYNVILSADMNTEAIIAKLMWVLGKADNVEAAKQWMEKPIAWDLSVDWEK, from the coding sequence ATGAAAAAAATATTGCTGCTAGCCACAGGCGGTACCATTGCTTCTATAGAGGGAAATGAAGGGTTAGTTCCTGGAATGACTGCAGAGGAGTTATTAGTGCATTTTGAGGGAGATTCCCAATCAGTTGATGTAACATGTGAAATTCTAATGAACAGAGACAGTACGAATATGCAGCCAGAGCATTGGAAAGTGATTGCAGAAGCCATCAGCAACAATTATGACTTATATGATGGATTTGTAATTACACATGGAACGGATACGATGGGGTATACTTCTGCTGCATTATCATACATGCTTCAAGGACTTGAAAAGCCTGTTGTAATAACTGGATCTCAAGTTCCAATCAGCTTTAAGCAAACTGACGCAAAGAAAAATGTTGCAGACAGCATTCATTTTGCTACAGAAGATATAGGCGGGGTTTTTGTTGTGTTTGATGGCAGGGTTATCATTGGTACACGAGCAGTGAAAATGAGGACAAAAAGCTATGATGCATTTGAGAGTATTAATCACCCATATGTAGCGTCTATGCAAAATAAAAAAATCCAGTATTACTGGAAACCTAAAAAATCTTCAGAGGCTTTCAAAAAGGATACTAGCTTATGTTCTGATGTGTTTCTGCTGAAATTGCATCCCGGTACAAAGCCTGAGATCTTTGACTATTTAAAGAATAATTATAAAGGTATTGTAATTGAAAGCTTCGGTAATGGCGGCTTGCCATTTGAAGATAGAAACCTGCTTCCGAAATTAGCGGAAATGGTAGAAGCAGGTGTTGCGGTCGTTATCTCAACCCAGTGTTTGGAAGAAGGCCAAGACCTGTATTTATACGAAGTAGGAAGAAAAGTTGCGCAATATAATGTTATCTTATCGGCAGATATGAACACAGAAGCAATCATAGCAAAGTTGATGTGGGTATTAGGTAAAGCAGATAATGTGGAAGCAGCAAAACAATGGATGGAGAAGCCAATCGCATGGGATCTTTCAGTGGACTGGGAAAAATAA
- a CDS encoding helix-turn-helix domain-containing protein, which produces MLQILSELRKNKNWSQAETAELLGIAKSTYAGYESGYREPSLRALIQIADLFDVSIDVILARKNQTTILELATISKMDNIVLTVDGKPLTEEEITNLIAFTTVRRKLG; this is translated from the coding sequence TTGCTGCAAATATTAAGCGAGCTTAGAAAAAACAAAAATTGGTCTCAAGCTGAAACAGCGGAGCTTTTAGGGATAGCCAAAAGTACATACGCTGGTTATGAATCAGGATATCGTGAACCTTCTTTAAGAGCCCTCATCCAAATAGCTGATTTATTTGACGTCTCTATTGATGTAATTCTTGCTCGCAAAAATCAGACTACTATATTAGAGCTGGCTACCATTTCTAAAATGGATAATATCGTTCTGACTGTTGATGGCAAGCCACTGACAGAGGAAGAGATCACAAACCTCATAGCATTTACTACAGTTAGGCGAAAGCTTGGCTAG
- a CDS encoding nitroreductase family protein, producing MSLETIIKGRRTIKKFKTTAVSTDTIKELLQVSAFAPNHKMTEPWEILFIGEETRAKFNHKINFGDAPILFAVLSHKGRNTLEREENAAAVSCFIQNFLLLSCEKGLGTFWSSVGASENGRNILGVSDDYDVVGVIAVGYPDETKDAKERQSIELKVKHLN from the coding sequence ATGAGCTTGGAAACAATAATTAAAGGTAGAAGAACGATTAAAAAGTTTAAAACGACAGCTGTTAGTACAGATACAATTAAAGAACTTCTCCAAGTATCCGCATTTGCTCCGAACCATAAGATGACAGAGCCTTGGGAAATTCTGTTTATTGGGGAAGAAACAAGAGCGAAGTTTAATCATAAAATTAATTTCGGAGATGCACCAATCTTATTTGCTGTTCTTTCACATAAAGGAAGAAACACCTTAGAAAGGGAAGAAAACGCAGCTGCTGTTTCTTGTTTCATCCAAAATTTCCTTTTACTATCATGTGAAAAAGGCTTAGGAACATTCTGGAGTTCTGTTGGCGCTTCTGAAAATGGAAGAAACATTTTAGGTGTTTCAGACGACTATGATGTAGTTGGTGTGATTGCAGTTGGGTATCCTGATGAAACAAAGGATGCAAAGGAAAGGCAATCAATTGAATTAAAAGTTAAGCATTTAAATTAA
- a CDS encoding acetoin reductase, protein MNMDKKVAVITGSGQGIGKAIAERLGKDGFTIVISDVNEESANRTSIELMDKGIESMAVQANVSSKKEIENLVEQTVQQYGQLDVFINNAGIDQVDSILNISEEDVQKIFEVNVFGTLYGIQAAAEQMKKQGTGGKIINACSIAGHRAYSLLGAYSATKFAVKAWTQAAAEELASAKITVNSYCPGIVGTSMWDRIDAGMVEYMNLEKGQAFEQFSKSIALGRTQEPEDVANFVSFLASKDSDYMTGQSVLIDGGILYG, encoded by the coding sequence ATGAACATGGATAAAAAAGTTGCAGTCATAACTGGTTCTGGACAGGGTATCGGGAAAGCCATCGCAGAAAGGCTTGGCAAAGATGGATTTACCATTGTTATTAGTGATGTTAATGAAGAAAGTGCAAACAGAACAAGCATTGAATTAATGGATAAAGGCATTGAAAGTATGGCCGTCCAGGCAAATGTCAGCTCCAAGAAAGAGATAGAAAATCTCGTCGAACAAACTGTGCAGCAGTATGGACAGCTTGATGTTTTCATTAATAATGCTGGAATTGATCAAGTTGATTCAATCTTAAATATTTCAGAAGAAGATGTCCAAAAAATCTTTGAAGTGAATGTATTTGGAACATTATACGGCATCCAAGCCGCTGCTGAACAAATGAAAAAACAAGGTACAGGCGGAAAAATCATAAATGCCTGCAGCATCGCTGGCCATCGGGCTTATTCCTTGTTAGGTGCTTATTCTGCGACAAAGTTTGCTGTTAAAGCATGGACACAGGCCGCTGCTGAGGAGCTTGCTTCAGCCAAAATAACCGTTAATTCTTATTGTCCAGGTATTGTTGGCACAAGTATGTGGGACAGAATCGATGCAGGCATGGTCGAATATATGAATCTCGAAAAAGGACAGGCATTTGAACAATTCTCTAAAAGCATTGCATTAGGACGCACCCAAGAACCAGAGGATGTTGCTAATTTCGTTTCCTTCCTTGCTTCAAAGGATTCAGATTATATGACAGGGCAATCGGTTCTTATTGACGGCGGTATACTTTACGGTTAA
- a CDS encoding APC family permease produces the protein MSGSILKRILIGKPLKTSALGDQKLNKLKALAILSSDALSSVAYGTEQILLVLAGIGILAYWYSIPIAIGVLVLLVALILSYRQIIYAYPRGGGAYIVSKKNLGENAGLIAGGSLLVDYILTVAVSVSAGTDAITSAFPVLHEHNVIIACLFVVLITILNLRGVTESASILAYPVYLFVIALAVLIGTGLWKIATGDVGSVEHTPIGTAVPGLSIFLLLKAFSSGCSALTGVEAISNAVPNFKEPSAKNAVRTLTMMGLILGVLFTGITLLAYWYGISPKADETVVSQIASEVFGRTGVYYFIQVTTALILILAANTGFAAFPLLAVNLAVDKYMPRIFTIRGDRLGYSNGIVTLGAASILLIFLFKGNTEMLIPLYAVGVFIPFTLSQSGMIKKWFTERPKNWKWKMSINLAGAIITLTVLLILFTTKFSQVWSVLIFLPIIVFIFHRIKGHYEDVAKQLRMDENHKAEKPEGNIVILPVAGITKVVDNSLAYAESIGQTIIAVYVAFDRESEKRMEEKWQAYRPDIRLVTIHSQYRSLVRPLRRFIDVIEEKGAENHNSVTVIIPQFITKKSWHNILHNQSSLLLKAHLLYRRNVIVTTVPFRFEK, from the coding sequence ATGAGCGGTTCAATTTTAAAACGAATTTTAATTGGGAAGCCACTAAAAACAAGTGCACTTGGGGATCAAAAATTAAACAAGCTTAAAGCATTGGCGATTCTTTCTTCTGATGCACTTTCATCTGTTGCATACGGAACAGAACAAATTTTGCTCGTATTAGCAGGTATTGGTATTCTTGCATACTGGTATTCTATTCCGATTGCAATTGGCGTACTTGTGCTCCTTGTTGCACTAATCCTGTCGTATAGACAAATCATTTATGCGTATCCGCGTGGTGGCGGGGCATATATTGTTTCAAAGAAAAACCTGGGAGAAAATGCCGGTTTGATTGCAGGGGGGTCCTTGCTTGTCGATTATATTTTGACTGTAGCAGTAAGTGTTTCAGCAGGAACGGATGCTATAACATCGGCCTTTCCTGTTTTGCATGAACATAATGTAATCATTGCTTGTTTGTTTGTTGTTTTAATTACAATATTGAATTTAAGAGGTGTTACTGAATCTGCCTCTATTCTTGCTTATCCGGTGTACCTATTTGTTATAGCGTTGGCAGTGCTTATAGGCACTGGGCTGTGGAAGATTGCCACAGGAGATGTCGGAAGCGTTGAACATACGCCGATAGGGACTGCTGTCCCGGGACTTAGCATCTTTTTGTTATTAAAGGCATTTTCATCTGGGTGCTCTGCGCTAACAGGGGTTGAGGCTATCTCCAATGCTGTTCCGAACTTTAAAGAGCCATCAGCAAAAAATGCTGTCCGAACATTAACGATGATGGGGCTTATTCTTGGTGTGCTGTTCACGGGGATTACCTTATTGGCTTATTGGTATGGAATATCTCCTAAAGCAGATGAAACAGTCGTATCTCAAATTGCTTCAGAAGTTTTCGGACGAACTGGAGTATATTATTTTATCCAAGTAACAACAGCGCTTATTTTGATATTAGCTGCAAACACTGGTTTTGCTGCGTTTCCGTTATTGGCTGTTAACCTTGCCGTTGATAAGTATATGCCAAGAATATTCACCATTCGCGGTGATAGATTGGGCTACTCAAATGGTATTGTTACACTCGGTGCAGCATCAATCCTGTTAATCTTCCTGTTTAAGGGAAATACGGAAATGCTGATTCCGCTATATGCAGTTGGTGTATTCATTCCATTTACTTTATCGCAAAGTGGAATGATTAAAAAATGGTTTACGGAAAGACCGAAAAACTGGAAATGGAAAATGAGCATCAATCTTGCCGGAGCGATCATCACATTGACTGTACTGCTTATCTTATTTACAACTAAGTTTTCGCAAGTTTGGTCTGTGTTAATCTTCCTGCCAATTATTGTGTTTATCTTCCATCGTATTAAAGGACATTACGAGGATGTTGCCAAACAGCTGCGTATGGATGAAAATCATAAGGCAGAAAAACCGGAGGGTAATATCGTTATTCTACCTGTGGCAGGAATTACGAAAGTTGTGGATAATTCCTTGGCCTATGCTGAAAGTATCGGGCAAACGATTATCGCTGTTTACGTTGCTTTTGACAGAGAAAGTGAAAAGCGGATGGAGGAAAAATGGCAAGCATATCGACCAGATATTCGTCTAGTAACCATTCATTCACAGTATCGCAGTTTAGTTAGACCGTTAAGAAGATTCATAGACGTGATTGAAGAAAAGGGAGCGGAAAACCATAACAGTGTGACCGTTATTATTCCCCAATTCATCACGAAGAAAAGCTGGCATAATATCCTGCACAATCAATCAAGCTTGCTGCTGAAAGCACATCTGCTTTATAGAAGAAACGTGATTGTTACAACAGTACCTTTCCGTTTTGAAAAGTAA
- a CDS encoding NAD(P)/FAD-dependent oxidoreductase — MSKNIVILGAGYGGLLAAQNVRKYYTKSQANVTVINKYPTHQIITELHRLAAGNVHEKAVAMPLDKLLKGLDVDIKIATVETFNVDNKEVILGDGSKLSYDALVVALGSVTAYFGIPGLEENSMVLKSAEDANNIYKHVEARISEYAKTKKPEDATILIGGGGLTGVELVGELADILPAMTKKYGVDYKEINLSLVEAGPKILPVLPDNLIERATKSLEARGVKFLTGLAVTNVAGNVIDLKDGQKIVANTFVWTGGVQGNPLVGVSGLEVNRGRATVNDFLQSTSHPEVFVAGDSAVYFPADGDGRPAPPTAQIAWQMGELIGYNLFAYLEGKALEGFSPINSGTLASLGRKDGVAIVGGSSTPLKGMPASMMKEASNIRYLSHIKGLFSLAY; from the coding sequence ATGTCAAAAAACATAGTTATTTTAGGTGCAGGATACGGCGGGCTTTTAGCTGCTCAAAATGTTCGTAAATATTACACTAAATCACAAGCAAATGTGACGGTTATTAACAAATATCCAACACATCAAATTATTACAGAATTACATCGCCTTGCAGCAGGAAACGTTCATGAAAAAGCTGTAGCAATGCCTCTAGATAAACTTCTTAAAGGTCTTGATGTAGACATTAAGATTGCTACAGTTGAAACTTTCAATGTAGACAACAAAGAAGTTATCCTTGGTGATGGATCTAAGTTGAGCTACGATGCACTTGTTGTTGCATTAGGTAGCGTAACAGCTTACTTCGGAATTCCAGGATTAGAAGAAAACAGCATGGTTCTTAAATCAGCTGAAGATGCAAACAACATCTACAAACATGTTGAAGCACGCATCAGTGAATATGCTAAAACGAAAAAACCGGAAGATGCTACAATCCTTATCGGTGGCGGCGGTCTAACTGGCGTTGAACTAGTTGGTGAACTAGCTGACATTCTTCCTGCAATGACAAAGAAATACGGCGTAGACTACAAAGAAATCAACTTATCTTTAGTTGAAGCAGGACCAAAAATTCTTCCTGTTCTTCCAGATAATTTGATTGAGAGAGCAACTAAAAGCTTGGAAGCTCGCGGCGTTAAGTTCTTGACTGGACTTGCTGTAACAAATGTAGCAGGCAATGTAATTGACTTGAAAGATGGTCAAAAAATCGTTGCTAACACATTTGTATGGACAGGTGGAGTTCAAGGTAACCCACTAGTTGGCGTTTCTGGTTTAGAAGTAAACCGTGGACGTGCAACAGTGAACGACTTCTTACAATCCACTTCACATCCTGAAGTATTTGTTGCTGGTGACAGCGCAGTTTACTTCCCAGCTGATGGAGATGGACGTCCAGCACCTCCAACTGCTCAAATCGCATGGCAAATGGGTGAGTTAATCGGGTACAACCTTTTTGCATACCTTGAAGGTAAAGCATTAGAAGGATTCAGCCCAATCAACTCTGGTACACTTGCAAGCCTTGGCCGCAAAGACGGTGTTGCAATTGTTGGCGGAAGCTCAACTCCGCTTAAAGGCATGCCTGCATCAATGATGAAAGAAGCATCTAACATTCGTTATCTTTCACATATTAAAGGCTTGTTCAGCTTAGCATACTAA
- a CDS encoding DUF1641 domain-containing protein: MSETTTQTSAELTATSTNSQDLLDQLLKPEVQESLTTLIEQLPKLTEVVNTLTSSYDLVQGLSKDEVFMSDMVNATTEMLEPVVHSAKGMASAVIEAKDRAEQSNETIGVFGLLKLLKDPQAQKMLRFTQSYLQILNERDQQK; this comes from the coding sequence ATGTCAGAAACAACTACACAAACAAGTGCTGAACTGACAGCTACATCTACTAATAGCCAAGACTTATTGGATCAGCTTTTAAAGCCTGAGGTACAAGAGTCATTGACTACTTTAATCGAACAGCTGCCAAAATTAACAGAAGTCGTTAATACATTAACAAGCTCATATGATCTTGTTCAAGGCCTATCAAAAGATGAGGTCTTCATGAGTGATATGGTTAATGCAACAACTGAAATGCTTGAACCAGTCGTTCATTCAGCAAAAGGCATGGCTTCAGCTGTAATCGAAGCGAAGGATCGTGCAGAGCAAAGCAATGAAACAATCGGTGTATTCGGTTTGCTTAAATTACTAAAAGATCCTCAAGCTCAAAAAATGCTGCGTTTTACACAAAGCTATCTTCAAATCTTGAACGAGCGTGACCAACAAAAATAA
- a CDS encoding Dabb family protein — translation MIDHIVLVKFSETTTDEQLQEVIKRFRALRNKIMGVVDLQAGLNFAQSNTDYQVVLKVRFEDREALSLYGPNPEHQAVAAYIREVGRVDSIVVDIEI, via the coding sequence ATGATAGATCATATCGTCCTTGTTAAATTTAGTGAAACTACTACAGATGAACAATTGCAGGAAGTAATTAAAAGGTTTCGCGCGTTAAGAAATAAAATAATGGGAGTAGTTGACCTGCAGGCAGGGTTGAACTTTGCCCAAAGCAATACAGACTATCAGGTTGTCTTGAAGGTGCGTTTTGAAGACAGAGAGGCACTTTCATTGTATGGCCCAAACCCTGAACATCAAGCCGTTGCAGCATATATTCGTGAAGTCGGCAGAGTGGACAGTATAGTAGTAGATATTGAAATATAA
- a CDS encoding amino acid permease has protein sequence MSSQDKTKQKSSQKQGNMKWWELSLVGVGCTIGTGYFVGSSLGVIETGPAIVISFMIAAIGTYIVFNLLAKMTAEDPQEGSFCYYANKAFGSWAGFSCGWNYWGSNILIMGSQLTALSLLSQFWFPNIPLWVFACIYAVLSIFVVFLGTDGFDKVENYLAVIKTAAIIMFIILGAAALFGWIHGGDHPMQTPKSFDAFFPKGLQGFWTSLIYAFYAYGGIEVIGLMAMQLKDKKDAPKAGTNMLIILLIIYCLSLALAVLLVPLDKFNEKESPFVTALAGYPLSFFPHVFNGAIIIAGFSTMTASLFGVTNLLVTLAKSGDAPAIFEKKLKKFHKLPLPSLILGAVGLFASVLAALLLPGKIFEYITTAAGILLLYNWAFILFSSFKVLKPSGWDKTKAVFGIVLIVAAVSGTAMEKGIRIGFFVSLACVALIGVATFIMHLRQKKSEPESA, from the coding sequence ATGAGCAGCCAAGATAAAACCAAACAGAAAAGTTCACAAAAACAAGGGAACATGAAGTGGTGGGAATTATCACTAGTCGGTGTTGGTTGTACAATCGGCACTGGATACTTTGTAGGTTCCAGCCTCGGGGTCATTGAAACAGGGCCAGCCATCGTAATATCTTTTATGATTGCTGCAATTGGTACATATATTGTTTTTAATTTATTGGCAAAGATGACAGCGGAGGATCCACAGGAAGGGTCGTTTTGCTATTATGCCAATAAAGCTTTTGGCTCATGGGCAGGCTTTAGCTGCGGGTGGAATTATTGGGGTTCCAACATTCTCATTATGGGCAGTCAGCTTACTGCCCTGTCTCTCCTTTCCCAGTTTTGGTTCCCGAACATACCACTTTGGGTCTTTGCTTGTATCTATGCTGTATTATCCATCTTTGTCGTGTTTTTAGGGACTGACGGTTTTGATAAGGTTGAAAATTATTTAGCTGTCATTAAAACCGCAGCGATAATTATGTTTATCATTTTAGGAGCAGCAGCATTATTCGGCTGGATACATGGCGGAGATCACCCGATGCAAACTCCTAAATCATTTGATGCATTTTTCCCGAAAGGACTTCAAGGGTTTTGGACTTCCCTCATTTATGCATTTTACGCATATGGAGGAATCGAAGTTATCGGGTTAATGGCCATGCAGCTAAAAGATAAAAAAGATGCACCAAAAGCAGGTACGAATATGCTGATCATATTGCTGATTATATATTGTCTTTCTTTAGCTCTCGCTGTTTTACTTGTTCCATTGGATAAATTTAATGAAAAGGAGAGCCCTTTTGTAACAGCGCTTGCTGGATATCCACTCAGCTTTTTTCCACATGTATTTAATGGAGCCATCATTATTGCAGGATTTTCAACGATGACTGCATCCTTATTTGGAGTGACTAACTTGCTTGTCACATTAGCAAAGAGTGGCGATGCGCCTGCTATTTTTGAGAAGAAGCTGAAGAAGTTTCATAAGCTTCCACTTCCATCATTAATATTGGGAGCAGTTGGGCTGTTTGCTTCTGTTTTAGCAGCATTGCTTTTGCCAGGAAAAATATTCGAGTATATAACGACAGCGGCTGGAATTCTGCTGTTGTACAACTGGGCATTTATCCTTTTCTCCTCATTTAAAGTACTGAAGCCGTCTGGCTGGGATAAAACAAAAGCAGTTTTCGGTATTGTGCTTATCGTTGCTGCTGTCAGCGGGACAGCAATGGAAAAGGGAATCAGAATAGGTTTTTTTGTCAGCCTTGCTTGTGTCGCTCTTATTGGAGTCGCTACATTTATTATGCACTTAAGGCAAAAAAAATCCGAACCTGAAAGTGCTTAG
- a CDS encoding NAD-dependent epimerase/dehydratase family protein encodes MKNALVIGGTRFFGVHLVESLLERGMEVTVATRGKTADSFGDRVKRIAFDRSDLANFKAAFQDTKWDVIYDQICYSAHDAVDAIEVFNGKTDKYILTSTLSVYDSSSELLKEEDFNPYIYPIEVKPTKDVTYKEGKRQAEAVFFQKAPFKTAAVRIPIVVGVNDYTQRLKFHTDKVASGREIYFPNLNAAMGFVDEKEAGHFIAWTGVEGVEGPVNACADGIITIAELLELIEKSAGKTAQLAIEKNEENASPYGIESFWAMSNDKAKSLGFHFSNLYEWLPRLIKDLLKNPAE; translated from the coding sequence TTGAAAAATGCACTTGTTATTGGTGGTACGAGGTTTTTTGGAGTACATCTTGTTGAGTCATTATTAGAACGTGGTATGGAAGTCACGGTCGCAACAAGAGGTAAAACGGCAGATTCCTTTGGCGATAGAGTTAAGCGCATTGCCTTTGACCGCTCAGATTTAGCTAACTTTAAAGCAGCGTTCCAAGACACTAAATGGGATGTCATTTATGATCAAATCTGTTATTCAGCTCATGATGCGGTGGATGCAATCGAGGTATTCAACGGCAAAACAGACAAATATATCTTAACATCCACCTTGTCTGTATATGATTCATCATCGGAGCTTTTGAAAGAAGAGGATTTTAATCCATACATATATCCTATTGAGGTAAAACCAACGAAGGATGTTACATATAAAGAAGGAAAAAGACAAGCAGAAGCTGTTTTCTTTCAAAAGGCACCCTTTAAAACAGCAGCAGTAAGAATACCGATTGTCGTTGGAGTTAATGACTATACGCAAAGGCTTAAGTTCCATACAGACAAAGTCGCAAGTGGACGTGAAATTTATTTTCCAAATCTTAATGCAGCCATGGGGTTTGTTGACGAAAAAGAAGCAGGACATTTTATTGCTTGGACAGGTGTTGAAGGAGTAGAAGGTCCCGTTAACGCATGTGCTGACGGCATCATTACAATAGCTGAACTGCTGGAGCTTATTGAAAAAAGTGCAGGGAAAACAGCACAATTGGCAATAGAGAAGAACGAAGAAAATGCGTCACCTTATGGAATCGAGTCTTTTTGGGCAATGAGCAATGACAAAGCAAAAAGCTTAGGGTTTCATTTTTCCAATCTCTATGAATGGCTGCCAAGGCTCATTAAAGATTTATTAAAAAATCCAGCTGAATAA
- a CDS encoding NADH:flavin oxidoreductase/NADH oxidase: MDHLFSPYSHKSLELKNRVVMPPMCQYSVTKKDGVATDWHYVHYVSRAIGGASLIIIEMTDVEPDGRITDNDLGLWSDEQIAPLARIVDACHQHGAKVGIQIAHAGRKAEDAEVPVAPSAIPFDENSKTPRALSTVEVSTMVEKFRAAVERAVKAGVDTIELHGAHGYLIHQFQSKLTNKREDKYGQDRKKFGVEVIKAAKSVMPEEMPLILRISAKEYVEGGYEVEESIEFSKAYVDAGVDIFHISAGGEGPIAAAGRPGTHNAYQVPFARAYKQAFNIPVIAVGRLDDAALANSVIGNEDADLVAVGRGMLRNPYWALEAAAQLKKETTVPQQYVTGFPK; encoded by the coding sequence ATGGACCATTTATTTTCACCATATTCTCACAAGAGCCTCGAGTTAAAAAACAGGGTTGTTATGCCCCCAATGTGTCAATATTCTGTTACGAAAAAGGATGGGGTTGCCACAGATTGGCATTATGTTCATTATGTAAGCCGTGCTATTGGTGGTGCGAGTTTAATCATTATTGAAATGACAGATGTAGAACCAGATGGCAGAATAACAGACAATGATTTAGGCTTGTGGTCAGATGAGCAAATTGCGCCACTTGCACGGATTGTTGATGCATGTCATCAGCATGGAGCAAAAGTTGGTATTCAAATCGCCCATGCTGGCCGCAAAGCAGAAGACGCGGAAGTGCCAGTTGCTCCATCAGCTATTCCGTTTGACGAAAACTCTAAAACACCAAGAGCTTTATCAACAGTGGAAGTTAGTACAATGGTTGAGAAATTCCGGGCAGCAGTTGAACGAGCTGTTAAAGCAGGCGTTGATACGATTGAGCTTCATGGTGCTCATGGATACTTAATTCATCAATTCCAATCAAAGCTGACAAATAAACGGGAAGACAAATATGGTCAGGATCGGAAGAAGTTTGGCGTAGAAGTTATTAAAGCAGCAAAAAGCGTAATGCCTGAAGAGATGCCGCTAATTTTGCGTATTTCTGCGAAAGAGTATGTAGAAGGCGGATATGAAGTAGAAGAAAGCATTGAGTTCTCCAAAGCATATGTAGATGCAGGTGTGGATATTTTCCATATTAGCGCAGGCGGAGAAGGCCCAATTGCTGCTGCAGGAAGACCTGGAACACATAATGCATATCAAGTGCCGTTTGCAAGAGCGTATAAACAAGCATTTAATATTCCAGTCATTGCAGTCGGCAGACTCGACGATGCAGCACTTGCCAATTCCGTTATCGGCAACGAAGACGCAGATCTTGTTGCCGTAGGAAGAGGTATGCTAAGAAACCCATACTGGGCATTAGAAGCAGCAGCCCAACTAAAAAAAGAAACAACAGTCCCACAACAATACGTTACAGGATTTCCTAAGTAA